In a genomic window of Deinococcus roseus:
- a CDS encoding Rrf2 family transcriptional regulator, with product MITSRFAVAVHVLSLIALTPDRMSSSEEMAGSVGVNPVVVRSALSQLKQAGLVHTRPGVAGSRLTRSPEQITLLDVFRAVVPDRELFGMHDRPNPDCPIGQNIQESLDWVFLEARTAMEERFSGITLADFAEELTRQKV from the coding sequence ATGATCACAAGCCGTTTTGCTGTCGCAGTGCATGTGCTGTCCCTGATTGCCCTGACGCCGGACCGCATGTCTTCTTCAGAAGAGATGGCAGGCAGCGTGGGGGTGAATCCGGTGGTGGTGCGCAGTGCCCTGAGCCAGCTCAAACAGGCAGGTCTGGTGCACACGCGTCCAGGGGTGGCTGGTTCCAGACTGACCCGGTCTCCAGAACAGATCACCTTGCTGGACGTGTTTCGGGCAGTGGTGCCTGACCGCGAACTGTTTGGGATGCATGACCGACCCAACCCCGATTGTCCCATCGGACAGAACATCCAGGAATCCCTGGACTGGGTGTTCCTGGAAGCCCGCACAGCCATGGAAGAGCGGTTCTCTGGCATCACCCTGGCTGACTTTGCCGAAGAGCTGACCCGACAGAAGGTGTGA
- a CDS encoding NAD(P)-dependent oxidoreductase has protein sequence MKILLIGSTGFVGSALLKEALHKGHEVTAVVRREGALQETAGLSVVPATITSSEQVADLARGHDVVIASVSARKPGDTPIPEVIQTVAAGAQQAGVKLFVVGGAGSLEVAPGVKLMDIPQFPAEYKHEAQQQGEALELLKSTDHNWTYLSPAAIIAPGERTTQYRLGTDQLLSDAAGNSNISVEDYAHAVISELEDPKHERQRFTIAY, from the coding sequence ATGAAGATTCTCTTGATTGGTTCCACTGGTTTTGTTGGTTCCGCCCTGCTCAAAGAAGCCCTGCACAAAGGCCATGAGGTCACCGCAGTGGTGAGACGCGAAGGTGCCCTGCAAGAAACCGCTGGCCTGAGCGTGGTGCCAGCCACCATCACCAGCAGCGAACAGGTGGCAGACCTTGCCAGAGGACACGATGTGGTGATCGCCTCGGTCAGTGCCCGCAAACCCGGAGACACCCCCATCCCTGAAGTGATTCAAACGGTGGCTGCCGGAGCCCAGCAGGCAGGTGTGAAGCTCTTTGTGGTGGGAGGGGCGGGCAGCCTGGAAGTGGCTCCCGGAGTCAAACTCATGGACATTCCCCAGTTTCCTGCTGAATACAAACACGAAGCCCAGCAGCAGGGTGAAGCCCTGGAACTGCTGAAAAGCACCGACCACAACTGGACCTACCTCAGCCCGGCTGCGATCATTGCCCCCGGAGAGCGCACCACCCAGTACCGCCTCGGAACAGACCAGTTGCTGTCCGATGCTGCCGGAAACAGCAACATCAGTGTGGAAGATTACGCCCACGCTGTCATCAGTGAACTGGAAGACCCCAAGCACGAGCGCCAGAGGTTCACCATCGCTTACTGA
- the rpsT gene encoding 30S ribosomal protein S20, translating into MPLRHPSAQKRHRQSLKRRQNNRSKKSAIKTFSKKAVDAAVSGAENAKELHSFAESLIDKAAKGSTLHKKTAARKKSRLAKRLNKAAQPAQ; encoded by the coding sequence ATGCCTTTACGTCACCCTTCTGCACAAAAGCGTCACCGCCAGAGCCTCAAGCGTCGCCAGAACAACCGTTCCAAAAAGAGCGCCATCAAAACCTTCAGCAAAAAAGCCGTTGACGCTGCTGTGAGCGGTGCTGAAAACGCCAAGGAACTGCACAGCTTCGCTGAGAGCCTGATCGACAAGGCCGCCAAAGGCAGCACCCTGCACAAGAAAACCGCTGCCCGCAAGAAGAGCCGTCTGGCCAAGCGCCTGAACAAAGCTGCTCAGCCTGCCCAGTAA
- a CDS encoding MATE family efflux transporter, whose product MTTARTPSGLTSQLTQLAWPLMLSNLAYSMLGVTDTLFMGRLGQVEVGAVGLGWMYAFTLTLLFRSYTNSVTTFVARAFGANEPREMRKWYGVYFTISVLLALIITLLGQPLLNWIVQLSNPEPELAKALLTYARIRLLETPFALLVILNVGFLLGVGNSRIPLILSWMTVILNALLAWVFIFQFHWGVAGAAWGAFISVVVQCVVSFVVLFKLHGVMRPLWPHWRDSARTLRLGIPMGLADLSEVAGFAVFMTIISRLGTLELAASQIANQMASFGFMPAFALSAATGSLVSRFIGEQSVTTAQRVGWRGTVLGGSFMTLIAVAFIAFPVPLVNLFTHDPALVALCVQIMRVMALYQVVDGIAIILGGALSGAGDTRFRMLVTVLGSWSLLVLPAYLLTENGYGVQGAWMGALIYITAIALIYLWRFWSGRWKTKTL is encoded by the coding sequence GTGACGACGGCTCGCACCCCTTCTGGACTGACCTCTCAATTGACCCAACTGGCCTGGCCCCTGATGCTCTCCAACCTTGCTTACTCCATGCTGGGCGTGACCGACACGCTGTTCATGGGAAGGCTGGGACAGGTGGAGGTCGGCGCTGTGGGTCTGGGCTGGATGTATGCTTTCACCCTCACCTTGCTGTTTCGCAGTTACACCAACTCGGTGACCACTTTTGTGGCCCGTGCCTTTGGAGCCAATGAACCCCGCGAGATGCGCAAATGGTACGGGGTGTATTTCACGATCTCTGTGCTGCTGGCCCTGATCATTACCCTGCTGGGACAGCCCCTGCTGAACTGGATCGTGCAGCTCAGCAACCCCGAGCCTGAACTGGCAAAAGCCCTGCTGACCTATGCCCGCATCCGTTTGCTGGAAACGCCTTTTGCCCTGCTGGTGATCCTCAATGTGGGGTTCCTGCTGGGGGTGGGCAACAGCCGAATTCCCCTGATCCTCAGCTGGATGACCGTGATCCTCAATGCCCTGCTGGCCTGGGTGTTCATTTTTCAGTTTCATTGGGGGGTGGCAGGTGCAGCCTGGGGAGCTTTCATCTCGGTGGTGGTGCAGTGCGTGGTGAGTTTTGTGGTGCTGTTTAAACTGCATGGGGTGATGCGCCCCCTGTGGCCCCACTGGCGGGACAGTGCGCGCACCCTCAGGCTGGGCATTCCCATGGGACTGGCAGACCTCTCAGAAGTGGCCGGGTTTGCGGTGTTCATGACCATCATCTCCAGGCTGGGCACCCTGGAACTGGCCGCGTCCCAGATCGCCAACCAGATGGCAAGTTTCGGGTTCATGCCTGCTTTTGCCCTCTCGGCAGCAACGGGCAGCCTGGTGTCTCGCTTCATTGGAGAACAGAGTGTGACCACTGCACAGCGGGTGGGGTGGCGGGGCACGGTGCTGGGGGGCAGTTTCATGACCCTGATTGCTGTTGCTTTCATTGCCTTTCCTGTGCCTCTGGTGAACCTCTTCACCCATGATCCTGCACTGGTGGCACTGTGTGTGCAGATCATGCGGGTGATGGCGCTCTATCAGGTGGTGGATGGCATCGCGATCATTCTGGGGGGAGCCCTTTCGGGAGCAGGGGACACCCGGTTTAGAATGCTGGTGACGGTGCTGGGATCCTGGTCTTTGCTGGTGCTTCCTGCTTACCTGCTGACCGAAAACGGTTACGGGGTGCAGGGCGCCTGGATGGGAGCCCTGATTTACATCACAGCCATTGCACTGATTTACCTGTGGCGCTTCTGGAGCGGACGATGGAAAACCAAAACCCTGTAA
- a CDS encoding regulatory protein RecX → MENQNPVKHVELEQLKAYAFRALAQKQLSEHELRTRLIRRGATPEQSDALIELLKSYGYLNDQEVARTLARKRGVGRGYIQQKLYEKGVKANAKTLRDDESEEQELRDLMERNLQKWQRDGEKGFRRAVGFLVRRGFEYGKVLKLLKEEFQLDIADLDG, encoded by the coding sequence ATGGAAAACCAAAACCCTGTAAAACATGTGGAACTGGAACAACTCAAGGCCTACGCTTTCCGGGCACTGGCCCAGAAGCAACTCTCTGAGCATGAACTGCGCACCCGCCTGATCCGCAGAGGGGCCACCCCTGAGCAGTCAGATGCCCTGATTGAACTGCTGAAAAGCTATGGTTACCTCAACGACCAGGAGGTGGCCCGCACCCTGGCCCGCAAACGAGGGGTGGGCAGAGGATACATCCAGCAGAAACTCTATGAAAAAGGGGTCAAGGCCAATGCAAAGACCCTGCGGGATGACGAATCCGAGGAGCAGGAACTTCGAGACCTCATGGAGAGAAACCTGCAGAAATGGCAGCGGGATGGAGAGAAAGGCTTCCGCCGGGCGGTGGGTTTTCTGGTGCGCCGTGGCTTTGAATACGGTAAAGTGCTTAAGCTTCTGAAAGAGGAATTTCAGCTTGACATTGCCGATCTGGACGGGTAA
- a CDS encoding metallophosphoesterase, giving the protein MRILAIADPHLSRHTPKPMTIFGPGWAGHPQIFFERWHETVQPDDLVLIPGDISWAMHLPEALLDLQDIAALPGIKVISRGNHDYWWPAISKLRAVLPAGMYALQNDAVVFGDTVICGTRGWVTPGTEGFKPEDEKIYLREVERLRLTLEAARKLQGKKLLVMLHYPLTNAAFEPNGFTRLIEHHRPDGVVYGHLHGVNQDKLIKHWCGIPLHFVAADALKFVPKVLQEE; this is encoded by the coding sequence ATGCGAATTCTGGCCATTGCCGATCCCCACCTGTCCCGTCACACCCCCAAACCCATGACCATTTTCGGTCCGGGGTGGGCGGGTCATCCTCAAATTTTTTTTGAACGCTGGCATGAAACCGTGCAGCCAGACGATCTGGTCCTGATTCCCGGAGACATCTCCTGGGCCATGCACCTCCCAGAAGCGCTGCTGGACTTGCAGGACATCGCTGCCCTGCCTGGCATCAAAGTGATTTCCAGGGGCAACCACGATTACTGGTGGCCTGCCATCTCCAAACTGCGGGCCGTGCTCCCTGCAGGCATGTATGCCTTGCAGAACGATGCCGTGGTTTTTGGAGACACGGTGATCTGTGGCACCCGGGGCTGGGTCACCCCTGGCACCGAGGGCTTCAAACCCGAAGACGAGAAAATCTACCTGCGGGAAGTGGAACGCCTGAGGCTCACCCTGGAAGCCGCCCGCAAGCTGCAGGGTAAAAAATTGCTGGTGATGTTGCATTATCCCCTCACCAATGCGGCTTTTGAACCCAACGGGTTCACCCGCCTGATCGAGCATCACCGTCCAGATGGGGTGGTTTACGGGCATTTGCATGGCGTGAACCAGGACAAACTGATCAAACACTGGTGTGGCATTCCGCTGCATTTTGTGGCTGCAGATGCCCTGAAGTTTGTGCCAAAAGTGCTGCAGGAAGAGTGA
- a CDS encoding TIGR00282 family metallophosphoesterase, producing MLRVLFVGDVYGKPGRRIFKNHLPTIRDQFDFVIVNGENSAGGFGINKESAKTLLDAGADCITLGNHTWDNREVYELLQTNHILRPFNYPLGTPGHGMHTFEVKGERITVINAMGRVWLDPLDCPFTGTNTLLEREDLGSIFVDFHAEATSEKTAYGFFLDGRVAGVVGTHTHIPTADTRILPRGTGYQTDAGMTGVLNSVIGAAPDGPISKFVDKIPVRWSTAEGRAQLNGVVLHVHNNQCQHIERYQHTEEE from the coding sequence ATGCTACGAGTGCTTTTCGTGGGGGATGTTTACGGCAAACCAGGCAGGCGGATCTTCAAAAACCACCTGCCGACCATCCGTGACCAATTTGATTTTGTGATTGTCAACGGGGAGAACTCCGCAGGGGGCTTCGGGATCAACAAAGAAAGCGCGAAAACCCTGCTGGATGCCGGAGCAGACTGCATCACCCTGGGAAACCACACCTGGGACAACCGGGAAGTGTACGAGTTGCTGCAGACCAACCACATCCTCAGGCCCTTTAATTACCCACTGGGCACCCCCGGACACGGGATGCACACCTTCGAGGTCAAAGGGGAGCGCATCACAGTGATCAATGCCATGGGTCGGGTGTGGCTGGATCCCCTGGACTGCCCTTTCACAGGAACCAACACCCTGCTGGAAAGAGAAGACCTGGGCAGCATCTTTGTGGATTTTCATGCAGAGGCCACCAGCGAGAAAACCGCCTACGGCTTTTTCCTGGATGGTCGGGTGGCGGGCGTGGTGGGCACCCACACCCACATTCCCACTGCAGACACCCGGATCCTTCCCAGAGGAACCGGCTACCAGACCGATGCAGGCATGACGGGCGTATTGAACAGTGTGATTGGAGCCGCTCCAGACGGACCCATTTCCAAATTTGTCGACAAAATCCCGGTGCGCTGGAGCACGGCAGAAGGACGGGCGCAACTCAACGGCGTGGTCCTGCATGTTCACAACAACCAGTGCCAGCACATCGAGCGTTATCAGCACACGGAGGAAGAGTAA